TCCAACCGGGAGGTGCTGCAGAGCTGCTCCCTCGTCTTCTTTGCCACCAAGCCCCACATCTTGCCGGCTGTCCTGGTGGAGGTGGCTCCTGTGGTCACCGCTGAGCACATCGTGGTGTCCGTGGCTGCCGGGGTCTCCCTGAGCAccctggaggaggtgggtggcCTGTCGGGGTGCAGTAGGGGCTGAGGCTCTGGCCCCAGGGTGGGCTCTGCTGGCCTCCCACCGCTGCCATCCCAGACCGGGTGCAGCCTGGGTCCAGCCCTTCCAGAAACCAGGATGGGTGGGTTGGGGGGCAGACAGCCTCTCGGCCGGCCTGCACAGGCAGCTAGGGGGCTGGGGTTAGGGCTCCTCCCACCTGGGGTTAGGGCGCCACGCCCGGGAAGTAGCGGAGAGCCTGCGCTGGCCCGGCGTGTACCTGCCCAGCAGCCAGATCCCACGGCCGCCCTGATCGCAGCCTCTCTCCCGCCAGCTGCTGCCCCCGATGGCGCGAGTGCTGCGGGTCTCGCCCAACCTGCCCTGCGTGGTCCAGGAGGGTGCCATGGTGATGGCGCGGGGCCGCCATGTCGGGAGCAGCGAGGCCAGGCTCCTGCGGACCCTGCTGGAGGCCTGCGGGCAGTGCGAGGAGGTGCCCGAGGCCCAGGTGGACGTCCATACTGGCCTCAGTGGCAGCGGTGTGGCCTTTGTGAGTGTGGTCTGGTCCCCGCACCCCAACCCCTGTCCTCACAGGCCAGCCCTCCCTCGGCCAAGTGGGGCCTTGTGGAGCCCCCCTGACAGCCCCTGACCCCACGGCTCCCCGCCTGGGTCCCCAGCTCCCCGTGTGCGCCGCCCACCCCATATCCATGCCTTCCCGGGCCTTTGAGGCCAGCCCCTTGGCAGACCCCTCAGCTCTGGCCTCAGCTCTGGTGGCTGGTGTGCCGGACCTTGTTCCTGAGGGTCCCCAGCCTTTTGCAGGCTGGGTTCTGTGTCCAGGGGAGTGCTGGCTTTGTCCCCACCCCCCGCTGCTACAGGTGTGCGCCTTCTCGGAGGCCTTGGCCGAAGGAGCCATCAAGGTGGGCATGCCCAGTGGCCTGGCGCACCGCACTGCCGCCCAGACCCTGCTGGTGAGACCCTGCGGCCCGGTCCTGGGGGGTGtgtggaaggggagggggcagcacgCCTCCTGGGAGCTGTGGGAAGGGAGACAGCAGGTCTGAGCAGCCTGGGCTGAGATGGGGCGGCGGGGGTGCGGGTGGGGCTGAGCTGAGAGGGGCTGCTGGGCTCCCCCGAGTCACCCCAATGCCGCTCTCCCCAGGGCACGGCCAAGATGCTTCTGCAGAAGGGGCAGCACCCGGCTCAGCTGCGGACTGACGTGTGCACGCCGGGCGGCACCACGATCTATGGGCTCCACGCGCTGGAGCAGGGCGGGCTTCGGGCAGCGGCCATGAGCTCCGTGGAGGCCGCCACGTGCCGGGCCCGGGAACTCAGCAGGAAGTAGGGCGCAGGCACTGGGTGCAGGCCATGACCAGCCCCCGGCCCCTTCCCGAGGACTCGGGTTCTCTCCAGCCTGCAGGCCAGTGGAGGAGCTGCTTGAGGTCTGGGAGGATGGGTGGAGGACAGGTCCTGGGCAGTGGGGAACACAGCGGGGTGTGGGCCCCTCTCCAGACCCTAAGCTCGTGGCAAGTGGCAGGTGGAGCTGGTCCTGATGACCCTTCCCTGGGTCAAGAGTCCATGGCCTGGCCTCTGACTGCAGGATTTGGTTCTTAGCATGTCCGCGAAAGGACCAACAGGCCAGGAAAGCCAGCAACTTGGGGCCCTAAGCAAGGACGAGGGGCCTCCGGGTGTGGGACAGGCTACCTGCAGCCCAAGGCTCACGggggcctccccaccccacacggGCCCCAGTGCTGGAGCCCCTTCCTTCCGCCCACCAGCTGTGAGGCTTGCGGCAAAGTGATCCCCCACCTGTAAGCCGGGCTTACGCAGCAAGCAGCCTGCCCCTCACTGGCCGCACGGCCCTGAGCCCCCCACCACTGCAGCCTTCCTCGGCGGCTGGCCCTCAGCCAGCAACTGCTCATCTGACCCCGGCCCTTCCACCTGCTGGAGGGCTCAGCCCGAGTCCCTTTCGGcaccttttttttcacttttgaatcGGGAATAAAGACGTTGTCCTATAGCATGGAGCAACCAATATTTAATTGGAGGCTGGTAAAACCAAGTTCCAAGCGCCTGGAAGCACGTCTCAGCCAAGGCCCAGGATACTGGGCTCAGACTCGGAGCTGTGGGTGCAGGTGGTCTGGGGACAGGGTTTCCTATCACCCGAGAGCTCTGCAAGGGtgggctccccctccccccacccagcacTCCAGCCTCACCCTCAGCTGTACGTCCGTGGGTCCCCGCCATGTATCTTCCAACAGAATCCCTGAGGACCAGGCTGGGCTCGGCTTGGGGAGCAGAAGATGCAactctgcccagccctgcccttagG
This window of the Balaenoptera musculus isolate JJ_BM4_2016_0621 chromosome 17, mBalMus1.pri.v3, whole genome shotgun sequence genome carries:
- the PYCR3 gene encoding pyrroline-5-carboxylate reductase 3, translated to MAASVAAESGPRRVGFVGAGRMAEAIAQGLIQAGKVEAQHVLASAPTDRNLCRFRALGCQTTHSNREVLQSCSLVFFATKPHILPAVLVEVAPVVTAEHIVVSVAAGVSLSTLEELLPPMARVLRVSPNLPCVVQEGAMVMARGRHVGSSEARLLRTLLEACGQCEEVPEAQVDVHTGLSGSGVAFVCAFSEALAEGAIKVGMPSGLAHRTAAQTLLGTAKMLLQKGQHPAQLRTDVCTPGGTTIYGLHALEQGGLRAAAMSSVEAATCRARELSRK